Proteins from a genomic interval of Pseudoalteromonas sp. MEBiC 03607:
- the arcB gene encoding aerobic respiration two-component sensor histidine kinase ArcB, with amino-acid sequence MIDSSMSPWARTLSSFISKYGEFKTAAACYALLLVMSLILSCMFYYVAVGTVTLVDVLAVMFFTAVVSPILISVLLNSIRQLEASYSYLDSATKQEKLLNQTLKDNISRLNEEIDERKMAFHAKHRAIEELRREIAERKKTQQELAQQGMLLRSIVDSSPDLFYYRDNNGVFAGCNKMFEQVIGKSGEELIGKSVEEIYPSNYLPEVLRTDKKVSQTHQALTLDVEYPVNGEKRWFEMRKLPFINEKGEYIGLLAFGRDITSRKEAAQALEAAYKDKGKFIATLSHELRTPLNGIVGLTRMLLDTELDKQQRSWCNTVFSSAETLGNIFNDIIDLDKIDREQLDIVTDSVNVADFINDVVNFAGLIAEQKSLDFNIKRKGTLDVYASLDPTRLRQVVWNLINNAVKFTQQGHVELECIRENRPDGPWLVMRVSDTGQGIPQEQLHRIFDMYYKAPDINGTNAIGSGIGLAVTKALVTAMKGEIHVSSTEGEGSVFVVEIPLKLCIAPTEQNYAVRSLNILLVEDVPLNAEIATNLLEQRGHEVIWAETGEDALSFVYTEDDLDLVLLDMQLPDINGDEVARQIRDDEHFDNLPIVALTANVRSAEEELAGINIQGALAKPINTTKLDKMLGELFDIKQQKSCQSETIKPVSVKDLSGIRVELLDIETIEDFVGSMGLTIFNRSCELFNKLNPQYQTELADALAADDREEYKSVAHKLKGAAGSVGLNDVQLHAKKMEHGALEESSEELQKWLDELAVKINEGREALQLFLQQLEN; translated from the coding sequence ATGATTGATTCTTCTATGAGTCCGTGGGCTCGCACACTCTCAAGCTTTATTTCTAAATACGGTGAATTTAAGACCGCTGCGGCTTGCTATGCCTTATTATTAGTGATGTCGCTGATTTTATCTTGCATGTTTTATTATGTTGCAGTGGGTACTGTCACCTTGGTAGATGTTTTAGCGGTGATGTTTTTTACCGCAGTTGTATCGCCAATTTTGATTTCGGTACTGCTAAATTCAATTCGCCAGCTCGAAGCATCATATAGCTATTTAGATAGCGCCACTAAGCAAGAAAAACTATTAAACCAAACGTTAAAAGACAATATCAGTCGCTTAAATGAAGAGATTGATGAGCGTAAAATGGCGTTTCACGCTAAGCACAGAGCAATTGAAGAGCTCAGACGTGAAATAGCTGAGCGCAAGAAAACTCAACAAGAATTAGCCCAACAAGGTATGTTATTGCGCTCAATTGTCGACTCCTCTCCTGATTTATTTTATTACCGTGATAACAACGGCGTCTTTGCTGGCTGTAATAAAATGTTTGAGCAAGTGATTGGAAAAAGTGGCGAAGAGTTAATTGGCAAAAGTGTAGAGGAAATCTACCCAAGTAATTACTTACCTGAAGTACTGCGCACCGACAAAAAAGTATCGCAAACGCACCAAGCCCTAACGCTTGATGTTGAATATCCCGTTAATGGTGAAAAGCGCTGGTTTGAGATGCGTAAGTTACCGTTTATTAACGAAAAAGGGGAGTATATTGGTTTGCTCGCTTTCGGCCGTGATATCACCAGCCGTAAAGAAGCCGCACAGGCGCTTGAAGCAGCTTATAAAGACAAAGGGAAGTTTATTGCCACATTGAGCCATGAACTTAGAACGCCTTTGAATGGTATTGTAGGTTTAACACGCATGTTGCTTGATACCGAGCTTGATAAACAGCAGCGTAGTTGGTGTAACACAGTGTTTTCGAGTGCTGAAACCCTTGGTAATATTTTTAACGATATTATTGATTTAGATAAAATTGACCGTGAGCAGCTAGATATCGTTACTGACTCAGTAAATGTAGCTGACTTTATCAATGATGTTGTTAACTTTGCTGGCCTGATTGCTGAACAAAAGAGTCTTGATTTTAATATCAAACGAAAAGGCACGTTGGATGTGTATGCATCGCTTGACCCAACTCGGTTACGTCAAGTTGTATGGAACTTAATAAATAATGCCGTTAAGTTTACACAGCAAGGTCATGTTGAGCTTGAATGTATTCGTGAAAATCGCCCAGATGGTCCTTGGTTAGTGATGCGTGTTAGTGATACCGGTCAGGGGATCCCGCAAGAACAACTACACCGTATTTTTGACATGTACTACAAAGCACCAGACATCAATGGCACCAATGCTATTGGCTCAGGTATTGGGCTTGCAGTAACAAAAGCACTGGTTACTGCGATGAAAGGTGAAATACATGTAAGCAGCACAGAAGGTGAGGGCAGTGTTTTTGTGGTAGAGATCCCACTTAAACTCTGCATTGCGCCTACAGAGCAAAATTATGCGGTTCGTAGTTTAAACATTCTACTTGTTGAAGATGTTCCGCTTAACGCTGAAATTGCCACAAATTTACTTGAGCAGCGTGGTCACGAAGTTATTTGGGCTGAAACCGGTGAAGATGCGCTGTCGTTTGTCTACACAGAAGATGACTTAGACCTCGTATTACTTGATATGCAATTGCCAGATATCAACGGTGATGAAGTTGCTCGCCAAATTCGTGACGATGAGCACTTTGATAACCTACCAATCGTTGCCTTAACTGCTAACGTGCGTAGTGCTGAAGAAGAGCTTGCTGGTATTAACATTCAAGGCGCGCTTGCGAAGCCAATTAATACAACCAAGCTTGATAAAATGCTTGGTGAGCTGTTTGATATTAAACAACAAAAAAGTTGTCAGTCAGAAACAATCAAGCCAGTGTCAGTCAAAGATTTGTCAGGTATCCGCGTTGAGTTACTTGATATTGAAACCATTGAAGACTTTGTTGGTTCAATGGGGTTAACTATCTTCAACCGTAGTTGTGAGCTGTTTAATAAGCTAAACCCACAGTATCAAACTGAGCTTGCAGATGCGTTAGCAGCAGATGATAGAGAAGAGTACAAATCGGTGGCGCATAAATTAAAAGGCGCAGCTGGTTCTGTAGGCTTAAACGATGTTCAGTTACACGCTAAGAAGATGGAGCATGGAGCGCTTGAAGAAAGTAGTGAAGAGTTACAAAAGTGGCTTGATGAACTAGCAGTTAAAATAAATGAAGGGCGCGAAGCCCTCCAATTATTTTTACAACAACTAGAAAATTAA
- the folE2 gene encoding GTP cyclohydrolase FolE2: protein MQTTMPDIADTAPALKTGKLDWVGMGEIELPFIFETRNQAPVNVIAKARAFVNLHKEDAKGIHMSRLFLALDTLSTEQQVNPQTLAQALDAFISSHDDLSDQAQIEFKFELPLRRKSLLSGKVGWKNYPIHLIAKINQGVLSFELMVDVTYSSTCPCSAALARQLIQNAFSEKFAEQDIDKQTVLEWLGTTDGIVATPHSQRSIANVKVKLDSEIDSFDVVGLIDALEAELKTPVQAAVKREDEQEFARLNGQNLMFCEDAARKIKGLLEEQNYADYWLQINHYESLHAHDAVAIAVKGIDGGYTA from the coding sequence ATGCAAACCACAATGCCAGATATTGCTGATACGGCCCCAGCGTTAAAAACGGGTAAGTTAGACTGGGTTGGCATGGGTGAAATTGAACTACCTTTCATTTTTGAAACTCGTAACCAAGCCCCAGTAAATGTAATTGCTAAAGCACGCGCCTTTGTTAATTTACATAAAGAAGATGCCAAAGGCATTCATATGTCGCGTTTATTTTTGGCGCTTGATACCTTATCAACCGAGCAACAAGTTAATCCCCAAACCCTTGCTCAAGCACTTGATGCCTTTATCAGTAGTCATGATGACCTAAGTGACCAAGCACAGATCGAGTTTAAATTTGAGCTGCCTTTGCGCCGCAAATCACTATTAAGTGGTAAAGTGGGCTGGAAAAACTACCCTATCCACTTAATCGCTAAAATAAACCAAGGTGTATTAAGCTTTGAATTAATGGTTGATGTGACCTACTCGTCAACATGCCCATGCTCAGCGGCCCTTGCACGACAACTAATTCAAAATGCATTTAGCGAAAAGTTTGCAGAGCAAGATATTGATAAGCAGACTGTTTTAGAATGGCTGGGCACAACAGATGGCATTGTGGCTACACCACACTCACAGCGCTCAATTGCAAACGTCAAAGTAAAGCTCGACAGCGAAATTGATAGTTTTGATGTGGTTGGCTTGATTGATGCTTTAGAAGCAGAGCTTAAAACGCCTGTGCAAGCAGCCGTTAAACGTGAAGACGAGCAAGAGTTTGCCCGCTTAAATGGTCAAAACCTAATGTTCTGCGAAGACGCTGCACGTAAAATTAAAGGCTTACTCGAAGAGCAAAATTACGCAGATTACTGGCTACAAATAAACCACTACGAATCACTTCATGCCCACGATGCAGTGGCAATTGCTGTTAAAGGAATTGATGGCGGCTACACGGCTTAA
- a CDS encoding DUF2726 domain-containing protein — MEFALLSILVLVVVASVVASKFTDEGGNPYPFTRKQSVFTQVESAFLHLLERAVGDQYKIVSRVKLIDLIDCKQGLSVKAKRAAIAKAKNKQLDYVLIDKDKLTIVAAVDLVNNTNRDGHKAQRDWFVSGALEAAGIPHIRMKVKSGYQPREVRDAIMFKLGKPAAAPIRPTRNRVTKPAVLSPSQAKAHSTATALAEI, encoded by the coding sequence ATGGAATTCGCTTTATTATCAATTTTAGTTTTAGTCGTAGTAGCCTCTGTTGTTGCGTCAAAGTTTACCGATGAAGGCGGAAACCCTTATCCTTTCACTCGTAAGCAAAGTGTTTTTACGCAAGTAGAGAGTGCATTTTTACATCTTCTTGAACGTGCCGTTGGCGATCAATACAAAATCGTGAGTCGCGTTAAACTCATTGATTTAATTGACTGCAAACAAGGCTTGTCTGTTAAAGCTAAACGCGCAGCTATTGCCAAAGCCAAAAATAAGCAACTAGATTATGTACTAATCGACAAAGACAAACTTACCATTGTTGCCGCTGTTGATTTAGTTAACAACACTAACCGCGATGGCCATAAAGCTCAGCGTGATTGGTTTGTAAGTGGCGCATTAGAAGCTGCGGGTATTCCTCATATTCGTATGAAAGTAAAATCAGGATATCAACCAAGAGAAGTACGTGATGCAATCATGTTTAAGCTTGGTAAGCCTGCGGCAGCACCAATTAGACCAACGCGAAATCGCGTAACTAAGCCAGCTGTATTATCACCATCACAAGCAAAAGCACATTCAACAGCTACAGCACTTGCTGAAATATAA
- the mtnN gene encoding 5'-methylthioadenosine/S-adenosylhomocysteine nucleosidase, with product MHVGIIGAMEPEVKILREAMANPSTMTKAGFTFYTGELAGNKVTLVQSGIGKVASAVATTLLIDNFSPDCVINTGSAGGFEPSLNVGDVVISSEVRHHDVDVTAFGYEIGQVPQMPAGFAAHPKLIEAAEQSVSQISDVKTMIGLICTGDSFMCDPVRIEKTRAEFPTMLAVEMEGAAIAQACHVLETPFVVIRSMSDIAGKESPQSFEEYIETASINSSKMVVALLEKLTSVSL from the coding sequence ATGCACGTTGGTATTATTGGCGCGATGGAGCCAGAAGTAAAAATTTTACGCGAAGCAATGGCAAACCCAAGCACTATGACTAAGGCTGGCTTTACATTTTACACTGGTGAATTAGCGGGTAATAAAGTTACTTTAGTACAGTCAGGTATTGGTAAAGTTGCATCTGCTGTTGCAACAACACTGCTTATCGATAATTTTAGCCCTGATTGTGTGATCAACACAGGCTCTGCAGGTGGTTTTGAGCCATCATTAAACGTTGGCGATGTAGTTATCTCATCAGAAGTACGTCATCATGACGTAGACGTTACTGCATTTGGCTACGAAATCGGTCAGGTGCCACAAATGCCAGCAGGCTTTGCTGCACACCCTAAACTGATTGAAGCGGCAGAGCAAAGCGTAAGTCAAATTAGTGATGTTAAGACCATGATTGGTCTAATCTGTACAGGTGACTCATTCATGTGTGACCCAGTACGAATTGAAAAAACTCGCGCTGAATTCCCAACTATGCTTGCAGTAGAAATGGAAGGCGCAGCAATTGCACAGGCTTGCCACGTATTAGAAACACCATTTGTTGTTATTCGTTCAATGTCTGACATTGCAGGCAAAGAATCACCGCAATCATTTGAAGAGTATATCGAAACTGCATCTATCAACTCATCAAAAATGGTTGTTGCTCTTTTAGAGAAGCTGACGTCGGTGAGTTTATAA
- the ampE gene encoding regulatory signaling modulator protein AmpE, with amino-acid sequence MITNIVQNHLDIIVFFVALIAERFFPLVSWYHPSTFLSVIFSALGERLYSPSNPKSYQYLASTLAFTFTVLVIVTLVVLFLEFAFYPELLNGLILYLLLSSRAQEKKSLRIARLVKLNQKATARELLTSLVARDVSRLSAPGICKATMESLVLQSARHYFAVIFFYIIGGAIFALVYRLLTLIHQAWRKNRKPNNPFLTTIAKLLFVLEWLPIRLLALTIAASNASKQSIHYIKHYGRHFYQTNTGWLLSVTSAALQVQLGGPALYQEERFNKMRVGTDRLPNSDDIAALVNRLNQAKAFWLLLIVGIEVISLFTN; translated from the coding sequence GTGATTACAAATATTGTTCAAAACCATTTGGACATTATTGTATTTTTTGTAGCGCTCATTGCTGAGCGCTTTTTTCCTTTGGTTAGTTGGTATCATCCTAGTACCTTTTTAAGCGTTATTTTTTCTGCTCTTGGTGAGCGTTTATACAGCCCTTCTAACCCCAAAAGTTATCAGTATTTAGCATCAACCTTGGCATTCACCTTCACTGTGTTAGTTATAGTGACACTGGTTGTACTTTTTTTAGAATTTGCTTTTTATCCTGAGCTATTAAACGGCTTAATTTTGTATTTATTACTAAGTAGTCGTGCCCAAGAGAAAAAATCACTGCGGATAGCAAGATTAGTTAAGCTAAATCAAAAAGCGACAGCAAGAGAGCTACTTACAAGCCTTGTTGCTCGTGATGTTTCACGTTTATCGGCTCCTGGAATTTGTAAAGCCACCATGGAGTCACTGGTGCTGCAAAGTGCGCGGCATTATTTTGCCGTTATTTTCTTTTATATAATTGGCGGCGCTATCTTTGCTTTGGTTTATCGCTTACTCACTTTAATACATCAAGCATGGCGTAAGAATCGTAAGCCAAATAACCCGTTTTTAACTACCATAGCTAAACTACTGTTTGTATTAGAGTGGTTACCCATTCGATTATTGGCTTTAACGATTGCTGCAAGCAATGCCAGCAAGCAGAGTATTCATTATATTAAGCACTATGGAAGACACTTTTATCAAACTAATACAGGCTGGCTATTAAGTGTGACCTCTGCGGCATTACAAGTGCAATTAGGCGGTCCGGCGCTATACCAAGAAGAGCGATTTAATAAGATGCGTGTAGGTACCGACCGTTTACCAAATTCTGATGATATTGCCGCTTTAGTGAATCGTTTAAACCAAGCGAAAGCATTTTGGTTACTACTGATAGTCGGGATTGAAGTAATTAGCCTATTCACAAACTAA
- the tyrS gene encoding tyrosine--tRNA ligase, with amino-acid sequence MDLQTALAEIKRGAEEILIEDELVEKLKSGKKLKIKAGFDPTAPDLHLGHTVLINKMKTFQDLGHEVIFLIGDFTGMIGDPTGKNVTRKPLTREDVLANAETYKEQVFKILDPAKTTVAFNSTWMENLGAAGMIKLAARQTVARMLERDDFKKRYANGQSIAIHEFLYPLVQGWDSVALEADVELGGTDQRFNLLMGRELQKDEGQKPQTVLMMPLLEGTDGVQKMSKSLGNYIGITDEPNDMFGKVMSISDELMWRYYDLLSALSIEEIAALKQRVADGANPRDIKIELAKELIARFHSEEAAEGAHQDFIKRFQKNALPDEIPEVTVTIAEDTVFITNLLKEANLVASTSEAMRMIKQGAVKLNGEEKVTDTKLEVAKGTTQIYQVGKRKFAKITLA; translated from the coding sequence GTGGATTTACAAACCGCTCTAGCTGAGATAAAACGCGGTGCAGAAGAGATATTAATTGAAGACGAATTAGTTGAAAAACTAAAGTCAGGTAAGAAACTTAAGATCAAAGCGGGTTTCGATCCAACTGCGCCTGATCTGCATTTAGGTCATACAGTTCTTATCAACAAAATGAAAACCTTCCAAGACCTAGGTCACGAAGTGATTTTCTTAATCGGTGATTTCACCGGTATGATTGGTGATCCAACGGGTAAAAACGTAACACGTAAACCGTTAACTCGTGAAGATGTTTTAGCCAACGCTGAAACATATAAAGAGCAAGTATTTAAGATCCTCGATCCTGCTAAAACAACTGTTGCATTTAACTCTACTTGGATGGAGAACTTAGGTGCGGCAGGTATGATTAAACTGGCTGCGCGTCAAACAGTAGCACGTATGCTAGAACGTGATGACTTTAAAAAGCGTTATGCCAATGGTCAATCAATTGCTATCCACGAATTTTTATATCCACTGGTACAAGGTTGGGACTCAGTTGCATTAGAAGCTGACGTTGAGCTTGGCGGTACAGACCAACGCTTTAACTTACTAATGGGTCGTGAACTACAAAAAGACGAAGGCCAAAAGCCACAAACAGTGCTTATGATGCCACTGCTTGAAGGTACCGATGGCGTTCAAAAGATGTCTAAGTCATTAGGTAACTATATTGGTATTACTGATGAGCCGAACGATATGTTTGGTAAAGTGATGTCTATTAGCGATGAGCTAATGTGGCGTTACTATGACTTATTAAGTGCATTATCAATCGAAGAAATTGCAGCTCTTAAGCAGCGTGTTGCTGATGGTGCAAACCCGCGCGACATCAAGATTGAATTAGCAAAAGAACTGATTGCACGTTTCCACAGTGAAGAAGCAGCCGAAGGTGCTCATCAAGATTTCATCAAGCGTTTCCAAAAGAATGCATTACCAGATGAGATCCCTGAAGTGACAGTTACTATCGCTGAAGACACAGTGTTTATCACTAACTTACTAAAAGAAGCTAATCTTGTTGCAAGTACCTCAGAAGCGATGCGTATGATCAAGCAAGGTGCAGTTAAATTAAATGGTGAAGAAAAAGTAACGGATACTAAGCTTGAAGTTGCAAAAGGCACAACTCAGATTTACCAAGTAGGTAAGCGTAAGTTTGCTAAAATCACCTTAGCTTAA
- a CDS encoding peptidoglycan DD-metalloendopeptidase family protein, giving the protein MVHVVHKLPKKHKLLILGLVSAIAGLALLPSEKATASKDNSANALEIGKRYELQVKVDDNEKLTELNSEQAAAKLPEYELVDHEVRNGDNLALIFKRAGFSAQTLHKLVNTNAETRKLTKIHPGEILSFATAEDGSLAQLRYVISKTDTLYVTLNDEGNYDTSIDSKEIETLSKSAGGEISNSFWTSGIAAGLSERQIMNFADIFGWDVDFANDIRKGDQFGLIYETHYVDGEYIGDGKIIAAEFINQGERYTAIRHTDGNFYTPEGRSMKKAFLRAPVNFKYISSSFNPRRLHPVTKTVKPHNGIDYAARTGTPVVSSGNGKVIKAGYSKYNGNYVFISHGTQYVTKYLHLNKRLVKTGQKVKQGQKIGTVGATGRVTGPHLHYEFLVNGVHRNPKTVKLPKSEPLPRDELAKFKPIADNFLAQLQRNRELQLALNK; this is encoded by the coding sequence ATGGTTCATGTAGTGCACAAACTCCCCAAAAAACACAAACTGCTCATTCTAGGTTTGGTTTCTGCTATTGCCGGCTTGGCACTTTTGCCTTCTGAAAAAGCCACCGCCTCAAAGGATAACAGTGCAAACGCACTTGAAATTGGTAAACGCTACGAATTACAAGTTAAAGTTGATGATAACGAAAAACTAACTGAACTAAATTCGGAGCAAGCAGCAGCAAAACTTCCAGAATATGAGCTTGTTGATCATGAAGTTCGCAATGGCGATAATTTAGCTCTTATTTTTAAGCGCGCGGGCTTCTCAGCGCAAACTCTGCACAAACTAGTTAACACAAACGCTGAAACGCGCAAGTTAACAAAAATTCATCCGGGTGAAATTTTAAGTTTTGCAACCGCCGAAGATGGCTCATTAGCGCAGCTTCGTTATGTAATTTCAAAAACAGATACCTTATACGTTACATTAAATGACGAAGGTAACTACGATACATCAATCGACAGCAAAGAAATTGAAACTCTCAGCAAGTCTGCCGGTGGTGAAATCAGCAACAGCTTCTGGACATCGGGTATTGCCGCTGGTTTAAGCGAGCGTCAAATAATGAACTTTGCCGATATTTTTGGTTGGGATGTCGACTTTGCAAATGATATTCGTAAGGGTGACCAATTCGGTCTAATCTACGAAACCCACTATGTTGATGGTGAATACATTGGTGATGGCAAAATCATTGCAGCAGAATTCATAAACCAAGGTGAACGTTATACAGCGATTCGCCATACTGATGGTAACTTCTATACGCCTGAAGGCCGTAGTATGAAAAAAGCTTTCTTACGCGCGCCTGTTAACTTTAAGTATATTAGCTCAAGCTTCAACCCTCGCCGTTTACACCCTGTAACTAAAACTGTTAAGCCGCATAATGGTATTGATTATGCTGCTCGCACAGGTACACCGGTAGTTTCATCGGGTAATGGTAAAGTGATTAAAGCGGGTTACAGCAAATACAATGGTAACTACGTATTTATTAGCCACGGTACTCAATATGTAACTAAATACCTTCACTTGAACAAACGTCTGGTAAAAACAGGTCAAAAAGTGAAGCAGGGTCAAAAAATTGGTACGGTTGGTGCGACTGGCCGTGTAACTGGCCCACACTTACACTATGAATTCTTAGTAAACGGTGTACACCGTAATCCGAAAACGGTCAAACTACCTAAATCAGAGCCTTTACCGCGTGATGAGCTAGCTAAGTTTAAACCGATTGCTGATAACTTCTTAGCGCAATTACAACGTAACCGTGAGTTACAATTAGCGTTAAATAAGTAA
- a CDS encoding sodium ion-translocating decarboxylase subunit beta: protein MDGLLNLWHATGIANFTFPALIMIAVGCLLLYLAIARNFEPLLLLPIGFGAILTNIPAAGLSEPGGLLYYVYHIGIDSGVFPLLIFMGVGALTDFSALIANPRMLLLGAAAQFGIFATLFGAILLNFIPGFEFTLQDASAIAIIGGADGPTAIFLASKLAPDLLGAIAVAAYSYMALVPIIQPPIMRALTTQAEREIQMPQLRTVSKKEKIIFPLMVLSLTILFLPAATPLVGMFCLGNLMRESGVVDRLSNSAQNEIINITTIFLGLAVGSKLAADKFLTVETIGILVLGALAFAIGTASGVFMAKGLNKISKSPINPLVGAAGVSAVPMAARVVNKVGLESNPHNFLLMHAMGPNVAGVLGSAVAAGILLAIVG from the coding sequence ATGGATGGTCTTTTAAATCTCTGGCATGCAACAGGTATCGCTAACTTTACCTTTCCTGCCTTGATCATGATTGCGGTTGGTTGCTTATTGTTATATCTAGCAATTGCTCGTAATTTTGAACCCTTGCTATTGTTACCAATAGGCTTTGGGGCGATCTTAACGAATATTCCTGCTGCAGGCTTATCTGAACCGGGTGGACTGCTTTATTATGTGTATCACATAGGGATTGATTCTGGGGTGTTTCCACTTCTGATCTTCATGGGGGTTGGCGCGCTGACAGACTTTAGTGCCTTGATAGCAAATCCGCGTATGTTGTTGCTAGGCGCGGCTGCGCAGTTTGGTATTTTCGCTACTTTATTTGGTGCAATTCTACTTAACTTTATTCCGGGCTTTGAATTTACGCTACAAGATGCATCGGCAATTGCCATTATTGGTGGTGCGGATGGTCCAACGGCTATTTTCTTAGCATCTAAATTGGCACCAGACTTACTTGGGGCTATCGCAGTAGCGGCTTATTCATATATGGCACTAGTGCCAATTATTCAGCCGCCAATTATGCGTGCACTAACAACGCAAGCAGAGCGCGAAATTCAAATGCCACAACTTCGTACTGTATCGAAAAAAGAGAAGATTATTTTTCCTTTAATGGTGCTTAGTTTAACTATCTTGTTTTTACCAGCTGCAACACCGCTTGTAGGTATGTTCTGCTTAGGTAACTTGATGCGCGAATCGGGTGTGGTCGATCGTTTAAGTAACAGTGCACAAAATGAAATCATCAACATTACCACGATTTTCTTAGGCTTAGCGGTAGGTTCAAAGCTTGCTGCTGATAAGTTCTTAACTGTAGAAACTATCGGTATTTTGGTGTTAGGTGCATTAGCGTTTGCGATTGGCACAGCTTCAGGGGTGTTTATGGCAAAAGGTCTTAATAAGATCTCTAAATCGCCAATAAACCCATTAGTAGGCGCTGCAGGTGTTTCTGCGGTACCAATGGCAGCACGTGTGGTGAATAAAGTAGGTCTTGAAAGCAATCCGCATAACTTCTTATTAATGCATGCTATGGGACCAAACGTTGCAGGGGTATTAGGAAGTGCCGTTGCAGCAGGTATTTTGTTAGCGATTGTTGGCTAA